Within the Candidatus Cloacimonadota bacterium genome, the region TGGTCAGCTCGCTTAGCACCGCCTCAAGCTGTTTATCCGTCAGCCAGCTTCTGCCGTCTTCAGTCAGGTTGATTCGTTTCAGAGAAGCTCTAAACTCATTCTCGAGGATATACTCCCGGAAGCTTTCCCGCCTGCTGATACTTGGATCATAGGGAGTAAATCCGGTTCCCTGATCTATTACCTCCCAACCAAGCTGCTGCAGCTTATCCAGGAAGGGACGTTCAACGCTATTATATTCGGACATTATTCCTCACCAGTTTATATCTTCCAAACCTCTAAAGCCAGATTTATCAGCAAATGCTGTCTCTCGTCAATGGCAGCAGCATTCCAATCGGGAAACACTTTCAGAAATTGATTTATCCTGTTCACTGATGATTGATTACCAATGGTCGGCATCTCCACCAAGCTACGAGTGAAGTAGATTCCACAATCTTTGTAGAGAGGGGCTTTCAAGGCATAGAAGTTGTTGCTTGCCACTATGTTCAAAGGCTTCTGAAGCAAGGTCAGGTTCCCAAGCTTAATCTTATACTGCTCATAATCTTTACCAGGATTCTTCAATAAGAAGTCCGCTTTCAAATCGTTTTCCGGATTGTCTGGTAGGATATGCTCAATCTCGAATCCCATGAAGTTCTTCAGAGTTCTTGGGTCTCCAATCCCGACAAAATGCTGCTCTATATACTGAGTCAGTTTTGCAAGGAAGTACTTTGATCTGTAGTATTGGAGTGTGCCCAATGTGTATGTCCCTAGGAATGCTGCCAGTTCAGTTTGTTTCGCTTGAACATTAGGGACAAAATGTTTATCAATAAACTCATCCAACGCTGTCTTCTGGCTATCAGGATCAGGGAGTTTGGTAATATCCCTCAGTTCCCCCACCCACAGTGCGAAGTATCTTTCCAGTTCTTTGGTAGGTGTCTTGGTAAAGATGTAATAGAATAAGAAGATCTCAAGCTTTTTCACGAAATGATTGAACAGATCGATCTGCAGCGATCTAACTGCAAGCATGAGAATGTAGTGCAAGCTGAAAGCACCTCCGCAGAGCATTCTCAGGTTATCTGTATAAACGTTATCTTTGCCATCTTTATCCTTGCCATCTATGTATGCCAAATAGCACTTCAGATTGTCAATCAGATGCTTAACGAAAGCAAAGGGGTCTTTCTTGTATCCGCAAAGAGAGGCATTCTTTTCATCTACCAGCCAATCATAAATCTCATCTTCTCTGAGAATGTAGTCTTTTCTGCTGTTATCAATTGGATAGTTCGACATCAGATAATAGCGCAAAAAACGCAGCGGTTTTTCCTGTCTTTCCTCAAGCGGTTTCGTGATCTTCTTCCATTCATCTTTGAGCTTGGAGAACTCATCCGCATCCGCTTGCCTGAAGATCAGGTTCTTCATCAAGTCCATCGGATTAAGCCCAATACCCCTTTCATTGATTGTCTCGAATATCTTCAAGGCGCTGCTGATCTCTGTGGATATCTGAATAAAGACTACCCGATTGGCGAGGTATGCCCAAAACTTGAGCAGTTTGTCAGTTTCGGGAAAGTTATCATTCAGATAGTCATACACCGTTCCATAGGCATTCACGATATTCTTGAGTGCACCGTAAGTGTTAATTCCCGATGCCTTGATTGCTTTCTCAGTGGTTAAAGAGTCACTATTTTCTTTGATGATGCACTGTATTATCTCGAAGGCACCATCATACCTTGGCTCAAGCTTTAGTATCTTCTTTGTTTTTCCGGTGTCTAAAACCTTGCTTGATGATATCAGGCTATTGATTTCATTCTCTTCACCTCTAAGGTCAAACAGTGCTTTCATCGCACAGAGGATCAGATAGAAGGTTGTGAGCCTCTGTTGCCCATCTATCACGTCAAATTGATTGATTGATTCTCTGGGAGTTACTATTATGGTTCCCACAAAGTATTCAGTTTTGCTGTTTCCGTCCATCTCATCGACAATATCATCCAATAGCCGGACTACTTCCTTCTCTTGCCACACATACTCCCTCTGATAATCAGGGACATTGTAAAAACACTCATTAAACGCCTGATAGATTGTGTACTTGTGATTCTCGATTTTAGACATTAGCCTTTCTCCACTTTATTATCATTTAGATTTACTCTTACTTTTCCGGTTAGAAGGTCTGCCATCAGACCATGTTTGAGATTCTTGTATTTACTCAGCATTTCTTTATTATCAGATATTCCTAAGTCTATCGATTTCAGTATCTTTGAGATATGCAGTTGTTCTTCTAAGGATCTTGTCAACTGCATCCGTATTCTCGCCAATCTCGCTTGTTGTATACCTGTAACTGTAGATCCACTTGATTGTCTCTGTAAGTCATTTTGAAATCTATCGGTATTCATCAAGTAGTATAGATAATCATTAGTTATCGAAGAAGGTTTTACCTTGAATAAGAAGACCCTTTGGCTGAGAATGTACTTATTATTATCTGGAATTTGAGCAACTACTCCAAGTGGAGCTTCTGACGTCATTACAACATCTCCCTTAGAGCAGTCTCCGTGGTTCATCCATGCTCTATACAGATCTTCACTTGCTAAGTAGTGTTCCTTGTTGAAATTTATGAAACCAGGCTCAATGTTATTAGCTGATATAGCTTTTATGGACCCTCCGCCCCAATTCATCCCTAACTTGAGAGGTGTTTTGCCTCGAAAATCAAAATACTCCTTTATTACATCGTCAAAATCTGTTACATCCCATTCCTTTGGTATCCATCCCAATTTTGATTCTTTATAGAGTTCTGGAGCTTCCTCAATCGTGGGTCGCAACTTGCCTGTCTGAGTGTCAATGCCTCTAGTGAACAGGTCTTGCATCATCCCGGCTTTGATGGCTTGGTATTTATCTATAGCAGCTTCGGTCTTTTCAATCACTTCATCAACTGTGCTGAGTATAATAGCTATTCTAATCTGTTCTTGATCATCAAGGGGATAATATACTTCTATCTCATCAATATCATTCCGCTGAATATTTGGTAATCCACTTCCTACTCTAAGTTTCATAATATCTTGTTGGATGAACTTAAGATAGTGATATAGGTATGAATTACTTATTTGAACATTTTTCAATGTGTAACAGTGACCTCCACTCCAAAAACGTTGTTTCATCAATGAAACATATCCGCATGAATTCCCGCCCTCGCTAATTGTAATAGATTCCCTTTCCCTATTCCACCTGTCCAGATACCCAGATGGTTCAATGCCACCATTTATAACTGGATACTTCCCAGTTTGATCTAATGTGTCAGAATTTACTTGATCACCTTTGATAATTTCAGCTAGTTGACATAGGTAACTCTTTCTCCACTCACTCATATCCAAGTTCCTTCAGATACTTGCTTAGTTCTGTTACAGCATTATCCCGTTCTTGCAGAATCCTATGCAAGGGTTGGTCATACTTGTCCCAAAGCTTTTCAAGAGCAGATCTCAGGTCTCTGCTATACTGAATTAAATGTTCGTTAACTTTCGTGGAAAGGGTTGCTTCCCATCTTTGTAGGATCAACTCTTTTGCCTCGGCTTCACTGATCTTGCTTCTTGCCTGTTCCACCAGTTGCTCTTTGAGTTCCTTGATCTCCTTGATCTTCTTACGGCTTTCTTTCAGTTCCTTTTCTATCTCCAGATGTTTGGCAATGCGAGCTTCCTGTTCTGCAATCCGATGTTCAAGTTCCAATGCAGGTTTTTGGAGTGATTCTAACGCCCTTTCTATCTCACCATATGCTTCGCCGCTCTTCTTGAGGGCTTTGATCTGTTTTGTCTTGTTCTTGATGTCCTTATTCAGCTCTTTCAGTTCAGCACCCAGGTTCTTAATGGTCGTCTTAACTTCAGCCAGTTCTCCTTTGGGAAAGAATTCGTATTCTTCTTCATTCCAGGCACCCTCTTCCAGATCATTCACTTCAGAGAAGAGAGCTTCCAGTTCATCCCGCTTGGCGATGCAGTCATTAAGCTCTTTGATCACCTCAGGGAATTGGCTTTGCAGGATTTCATCATCAGGTATTAGTTCGGCATTCCATCCGCTGGCTGCCACACTGCGCAGATCATTGAAGATATCGTTCCAGAATCCGGCAAAGGCACC harbors:
- a CDS encoding type I restriction endonuclease, which produces MSEYNSVERPFLDKLQQLGWEVIDQGTGFTPYDPSISRRESFREYILENEFRASLKRINLTEDGRSWLTDKQLEAVLSELT
- a CDS encoding restriction endonuclease subunit S produces the protein MSEWRKSYLCQLAEIIKGDQVNSDTLDQTGKYPVINGGIEPSGYLDRWNRERESITISEGGNSCGYVSLMKQRFWSGGHCYTLKNVQISNSYLYHYLKFIQQDIMKLRVGSGLPNIQRNDIDEIEVYYPLDDQEQIRIAIILSTVDEVIEKTEAAIDKYQAIKAGMMQDLFTRGIDTQTGKLRPTIEEAPELYKESKLGWIPKEWDVTDFDDVIKEYFDFRGKTPLKLGMNWGGGSIKAISANNIEPGFINFNKEHYLASEDLYRAWMNHGDCSKGDVVMTSEAPLGVVAQIPDNNKYILSQRVFLFKVKPSSITNDYLYYLMNTDRFQNDLQRQSSGSTVTGIQQARLARIRMQLTRSLEEQLHISKILKSIDLGISDNKEMLSKYKNLKHGLMADLLTGKVRVNLNDNKVEKG
- a CDS encoding DUF262 domain-containing protein codes for the protein MSKIENHKYTIYQAFNECFYNVPDYQREYVWQEKEVVRLLDDIVDEMDGNSKTEYFVGTIIVTPRESINQFDVIDGQQRLTTFYLILCAMKALFDLRGEENEINSLISSSKVLDTGKTKKILKLEPRYDGAFEIIQCIIKENSDSLTTEKAIKASGINTYGALKNIVNAYGTVYDYLNDNFPETDKLLKFWAYLANRVVFIQISTEISSALKIFETINERGIGLNPMDLMKNLIFRQADADEFSKLKDEWKKITKPLEERQEKPLRFLRYYLMSNYPIDNSRKDYILREDEIYDWLVDEKNASLCGYKKDPFAFVKHLIDNLKCYLAYIDGKDKDGKDNVYTDNLRMLCGGAFSLHYILMLAVRSLQIDLFNHFVKKLEIFLFYYIFTKTPTKELERYFALWVGELRDITKLPDPDSQKTALDEFIDKHFVPNVQAKQTELAAFLGTYTLGTLQYYRSKYFLAKLTQYIEQHFVGIGDPRTLKNFMGFEIEHILPDNPENDLKADFLLKNPGKDYEQYKIKLGNLTLLQKPLNIVASNNFYALKAPLYKDCGIYFTRSLVEMPTIGNQSSVNRINQFLKVFPDWNAAAIDERQHLLINLALEVWKI
- a CDS encoding type I restriction-modification system subunit M; this encodes TSLKLWCDEHQAKLEALPAERNVYDLYHAFSATITAKISSLGILDEFKCRGAFAGFWNDIFNDLRSVAASGWNAELIPDDEILQSQFPEVIKELNDCIAKRDELEALFSEVNDLEEGAWNEEEYEFFPKGELAEVKTTIKNLGAELKELNKDIKNKTKQIKALKKSGEAYGEIERALESLQKPALELEHRIAEQEARIAKHLEIEKELKESRKKIKEIKELKEQLVEQARSKISEAEAKELILQRWEATLSTKVNEHLIQYSRDLRSALEKLWDKYDQPLHRILQERDNAVTELSKYLKELGYE